Proteins encoded within one genomic window of Lysinibacillus sphaericus:
- a CDS encoding sulfite exporter TauE/SafE family protein has translation MEFILLVIIALASGLIGSLVGLGGGIILVPATLFVGLNLGLLPDITPQKVVGLSVVMMIFTGLASTLSYMKSKTVDYKSGFIFFLGSVPGTMVGAWVNKGLDLPSFNLYFGVLLIVISIILLVRDKLKPVQWFVKNGTQHQFIDASGQTYVYGYPIWFALLFCFAVGFASGLFGIGGGSMVVPAMIILFLFPPHVAVATSMFMVFLTSIVNSASHIYLGHVPWLYTIPVIPGAYIGAKLGAALNKKIKSDTLVLALRIILLLLGIRSIIEGLL, from the coding sequence ATGGAGTTTATTCTTTTAGTTATCATTGCACTAGCATCTGGGCTAATCGGCTCTCTTGTTGGGCTAGGTGGAGGGATTATTTTAGTACCGGCTACTTTATTTGTTGGGTTAAATCTTGGGTTGCTTCCAGATATAACACCGCAAAAGGTGGTTGGGCTATCTGTTGTGATGATGATTTTCACCGGGCTAGCATCAACATTAAGCTACATGAAATCCAAAACGGTGGATTATAAAAGTGGTTTTATATTTTTTTTAGGTAGTGTTCCAGGAACAATGGTAGGTGCATGGGTAAATAAAGGATTGGATTTACCTTCATTTAATTTATATTTTGGGGTATTGTTAATTGTTATATCGATAATTTTACTTGTACGCGATAAATTGAAACCTGTACAATGGTTTGTGAAAAATGGTACACAACACCAGTTTATCGATGCATCGGGACAAACATATGTTTACGGCTATCCGATTTGGTTTGCGTTGTTGTTCTGCTTTGCAGTTGGCTTTGCATCAGGATTATTTGGTATTGGTGGCGGCTCGATGGTTGTGCCTGCAATGATCATATTATTTTTATTTCCACCACATGTGGCAGTGGCAACATCCATGTTTATGGTGTTCTTAACATCCATTGTGAACTCGGCAAGCCATATTTATTTAGGTCATGTACCATGGCTTTATACGATTCCAGTTATTCCTGGGGCTTATATTGGAGCTAAGTTAGGAGCAGCACTCAATAAAAAAATTAAATCAGATACACTTGTCCTGGCACTTCGAATTATTTTATTATTATTAGGAATTCGTTCCATTATAGAGGGCTTATTGTAA